The Salvelinus namaycush isolate Seneca chromosome 16, SaNama_1.0, whole genome shotgun sequence genome has a segment encoding these proteins:
- the LOC120060571 gene encoding histone H1.0-B-like produces MAETVAAPAPKAKKAKALKKPASHPKYSDMIMAAVQADKSRGGASRQSVQKYIKNHYKVGDNADSQIKLSLKRMVSGGVLRHTKGIGASGSFKLAKAEDTKKAPKAKAVVKPKKSPVKVAKPKKVAKPKKVAKSPAKAKKVKVSVKKVKKSPKKAAPKPKKVVKKAKVAKPAKPKKAKAAKPKPKAAAKKAAKKK; encoded by the coding sequence ATGGCAGAGACGGTGGCAGCTCCAGCCCCAAAAGCTAAAAAGGCGAAGGCACTCAAGAAACCTGCTTCACACCCGAAATACTCGGATATGATTATGGCGGCCGTCCAGGCAGACAAAAGCCGTGGAGGTGCGTCCAGACAATCTGTCCAGAAGTACATCAAGAACCACTACAAGGTGGGAGACAATGCCGATTCCCAGATTAAGCTGTCTCTGAAGAGGATGGTGAGTGGCGGGGTCCTGCGCCACACCAAAGGCATCGGCGCATCAGGCTCCTTCAAACTGGCTAAAGCAGAGGAcaccaaaaaggcacctaaagctAAAGCCGTTGTGAAACCAAAGAAGTCGCCTGTGAAAGTCGCTAAGCCCAAGAAGGTAGCAAAGCCCAAGAAGGTGGCCAAATCACCAGCAAAAGCCAAGAAAGTGAAAGTGTCAGTGAAGAAAGTGAAAAAGTCCCCGAAGAAAGCGGCACCAAAGCCCAAGAAAGTAGTAAAGAAAGCCAAGGTGGCAAAGCCAGCCAAACCCAAGAAGGCCAAAGCTGCAAAACCCAAACCCAAGGCAGCAGCCAAGAAAGCAGCAAAGAAAAAGTAA